A genome region from Fodinibius salicampi includes the following:
- a CDS encoding M20/M25/M40 family metallo-hydrolase — MEKSFEDILGSLSNIREKAQELREILLANLVMAGEIPAPTFEEEERIEFLMNRFKEAEITKNSVDEVGNGIGIIEGNISEDNILIVAHADTVFNAKVDHTIQIQPESVSGAGVADNSLGIAVLATLPIILEKMDIQLNHNLILMGASRSLGRGNLEGLRFFLSNFNQPIKAGIGLEGVELGRLSHTSIGMKRGEIVCRVPEEYDWSRFGDASAILTLNEVINHINELRLPQRPRTSVVMGSIEGGSSFNTTALNAKLQFEIRSESSDMVQDLHQSMEEIVSEVSSRSGDTINLDIFAQREPGGISFSHPLVRRTRRIMDQLKIKPRPGPSTSELSAFIDKDIPAITLGLTHGDNIHETNESIEIEPIYTGIAQIIGTLLAIDGGYCEED, encoded by the coding sequence TTGGAAAAGTCATTTGAAGATATACTTGGATCGCTAAGTAATATTCGGGAAAAGGCACAAGAACTTCGCGAGATTCTTTTGGCTAATCTTGTAATGGCCGGTGAAATTCCGGCCCCTACCTTTGAAGAGGAAGAACGTATTGAATTCTTGATGAATCGATTCAAAGAGGCCGAAATTACCAAGAACTCCGTTGATGAGGTGGGAAATGGTATTGGTATTATCGAAGGGAATATTAGTGAAGACAATATTTTAATAGTCGCCCATGCTGATACCGTATTCAATGCTAAAGTAGATCATACTATTCAAATTCAACCAGAATCGGTAAGTGGTGCAGGTGTAGCTGATAATAGTTTGGGAATAGCTGTTCTGGCTACATTACCCATTATTCTGGAGAAAATGGACATACAGCTTAACCATAATCTTATTTTAATGGGCGCCAGTCGTAGTCTTGGACGCGGTAATTTGGAGGGACTTCGCTTTTTTCTCTCTAACTTTAATCAGCCAATAAAAGCAGGAATTGGTCTTGAAGGAGTAGAACTGGGACGTCTGAGTCATACTTCCATAGGCATGAAGCGAGGAGAAATAGTCTGCCGGGTTCCAGAAGAATATGATTGGTCCCGCTTTGGAGATGCCAGTGCTATTCTAACGTTAAACGAAGTCATTAATCACATTAATGAACTGCGTCTGCCGCAGCGCCCCCGAACAAGTGTGGTTATGGGATCCATAGAAGGCGGAAGTTCGTTCAATACTACGGCCTTAAATGCAAAACTTCAGTTTGAAATCCGTTCTGAATCATCAGATATGGTTCAGGATCTACATCAATCGATGGAGGAAATCGTTTCCGAAGTCTCTTCCCGTAGTGGTGATACCATCAATCTGGATATATTTGCCCAGCGCGAGCCCGGCGGTATCTCATTTTCACACCCCTTGGTTCGCCGTACCCGCCGAATTATGGACCAACTTAAAATAAAACCGCGTCCAGGTCCAAGCACATCCGAACTCTCCGCTTTTATAGACAAAGATATTCCCGCTATCACATTAGGTCTAACCCACGGAGATAATATTCACGAAACAAATGAAAGTATAGAAATAGAGCCAATATACACGGGGATTGCACAAATAATTGGCACACTTTTAGCAATTGACGGAGGTTACTGTGAAGAAGATTAA
- a CDS encoding glucosyl-3-phosphoglycerate synthase: MKKIKKWIDKNTYHHSEFWDLKKLVEKKQKNDLTISLCLPTLNEEKTIGKEVVIFKSELVDRYPLLDEIAVIDSGSDDNTREIATNFGADVYLADDILPGLEKKKGKGENLWKAIYQLKGDIIVYVDADISNIHPRFVYGLVAPLIHREEVKYVKAFYDRPLAVSGSVRPSGGGRVTEILIRPLFSLYFPELTGIIQPLSGEYAVRREVLEKINFPIGYGVETSHLIDVYTKYGLDAFAQTDLDQRIHENKPTRALGKMAFGILQTFIKRAKALGIIKDIADFETILRQTQAKDNVYEQAELSIMEEERPPMIEIEEYCTKFNRTFEDNE; encoded by the coding sequence GTGAAGAAGATTAAAAAGTGGATTGACAAAAACACCTATCATCATTCTGAATTCTGGGATCTAAAAAAACTTGTTGAAAAAAAACAAAAGAATGATCTGACTATCTCGCTTTGTCTGCCAACTCTTAATGAAGAAAAGACCATCGGTAAAGAGGTGGTTATTTTTAAATCAGAATTAGTAGACCGTTATCCCCTGCTGGATGAGATAGCGGTGATAGACTCCGGATCAGATGATAATACCCGGGAAATAGCAACTAATTTCGGAGCTGATGTTTACCTGGCCGATGATATCTTACCCGGGCTTGAAAAGAAAAAAGGCAAGGGAGAAAATCTCTGGAAGGCAATCTATCAACTTAAAGGCGATATTATCGTATATGTAGATGCCGATATCAGTAATATTCATCCCCGCTTTGTCTATGGACTCGTGGCTCCTCTTATTCACCGGGAAGAGGTAAAGTATGTAAAAGCCTTTTACGACCGTCCCTTGGCTGTATCGGGCTCTGTACGACCTTCGGGAGGGGGACGCGTAACCGAAATTTTAATCCGCCCCCTATTCTCGCTCTATTTTCCTGAACTTACAGGCATTATTCAACCCCTGTCAGGAGAATATGCCGTTCGTCGAGAGGTACTTGAAAAAATAAACTTCCCTATTGGTTATGGAGTAGAAACCTCGCACCTAATTGATGTATATACCAAGTATGGGCTGGATGCTTTTGCACAAACAGATCTGGACCAACGAATTCATGAAAACAAGCCCACGCGTGCGTTGGGAAAAATGGCCTTTGGAATCCTCCAAACCTTCATTAAACGTGCTAAGGCGCTTGGTATAATAAAAGATATTGCAGACTTTGAAACTATTCTTCGGCAAACTCAGGCTAAAGACAATGTTTATGAACAGGCTGAGCTAAGCATTATGGAAGAAGAACGCCCTCCCATGATCGAGATTGAAGAATACTGCACAAAGTTTAACCGAACTTTTGAGGACAATGAATAA
- a CDS encoding HAD family hydrolase, whose translation MNKQKLLERIQDLTHPLSPISIDHPTKLDTLTDIQCVAFDFYGTMFISSVGDIGVDKDQQEHSEAFFSESLRDTGFEILKDEVGGRGNKLFEETIDKSVTAAQKKGIDHPEPDLRAVWWDVLTKLTDEQLIEGELTKERVIQFGIEFEFRINNIWPVPNLKTVLTTLLNQDIRLGIISNSQYYTPLAFEAFYEQSPEEFGFDPNLITWSYQARLKKPSVDFYKQFAKTLTQENLISEEVLYVGNDIRKDIAPAKSLGMKTALYVGDKRSIRHKPGDIEKEAYKPDLIIDDLTQLTNCISAG comes from the coding sequence ATGAATAAGCAAAAGTTACTGGAACGTATTCAGGATCTCACCCATCCTCTTTCTCCAATATCCATTGATCACCCCACCAAGCTGGATACTCTTACCGATATTCAATGCGTAGCCTTTGATTTTTATGGTACGATGTTTATTTCTTCTGTCGGTGATATTGGGGTGGACAAAGATCAGCAAGAGCATAGTGAGGCATTTTTTTCTGAATCACTTCGCGATACCGGCTTTGAAATTTTAAAAGATGAGGTTGGAGGCAGAGGAAATAAATTATTTGAAGAAACAATTGATAAGTCGGTCACTGCAGCTCAAAAAAAGGGGATTGATCATCCCGAACCTGATTTAAGAGCGGTCTGGTGGGATGTTTTAACCAAACTTACGGATGAGCAATTAATTGAAGGAGAACTCACAAAAGAAAGAGTTATTCAATTTGGGATTGAGTTCGAATTTAGAATCAATAACATCTGGCCTGTACCCAATCTGAAAACAGTACTAACCACTCTTCTCAATCAAGATATACGACTGGGAATCATTTCCAATTCTCAATACTATACTCCCCTTGCATTTGAAGCGTTTTATGAGCAATCTCCCGAGGAATTTGGTTTTGACCCCAACCTTATTACATGGTCGTACCAAGCACGGCTTAAAAAACCGTCGGTAGACTTTTACAAACAATTTGCAAAGACCCTAACGCAAGAGAACCTGATATCTGAGGAGGTCCTTTATGTGGGTAATGATATCCGCAAAGATATTGCACCGGCGAAAAGTCTTGGAATGAAAACGGCACTCTACGTAGGGGATAAACGATCTATTCGGCATAAACCCGGTGATATTGAGAAAGAAGCATATAAACCAGACCTCATTATTGATGATCTAACACAGCTAACCAATTGTATTTCAGCTGGTTAA
- a CDS encoding alpha-amylase family glycosyl hydrolase, which produces MIFKEKALKHLSEVYDKETASELIEKIQDRIQHYGFSMAEEETERSPWHQKETILISYGDVIDTDGHENRKLKHLENFLEEYVGNVITSLHILPFFPSSSDQGFSVIDYKKVREDLGQWSDIERLSEKYQLMADLVINHTSRYSEWFENYQMGKQPGKEYFIEVDPDINLSDVTRPRSSPLLTAVQTSNGLRHVWTTFSDDQIDLDFSNPEVLLEYIDIFLFYLSEGIQYIRLDAIAYLWKEIGTNSIHLDKTHRIVKLFRAMVDSIDPDRTLITETNVPFDENVSYFGSGDEAHMIYQFSLPPLLLHAILTENAEYLTDWAKELPAPPKGCTYFNFTASHDGIGVRPLEGLVPDEEFKYLVESAKKRGGFVSYKTNADGSQSPYELNITYFDAFEEPGITDTDLQLKRYLCSQVIMLSLQGVPGIYFHNLVATKNDMGGVLEDGEKRSINRKKWSYQELKDRLDDTENTAHIVLNYFKRVLGIRKEHPAFSPAAKQKVLSLKSDLFAFIRESETEKVLVISNLTNNQASVESDELSDFAVNQIELTDLLSDNKREIDPELTIDPFETLWLTS; this is translated from the coding sequence ATGATTTTTAAGGAAAAGGCTTTAAAACACCTCTCCGAAGTTTACGACAAAGAAACGGCTTCAGAACTCATTGAAAAGATACAGGATCGTATCCAACATTATGGGTTTAGTATGGCTGAAGAAGAAACCGAACGGTCTCCATGGCATCAAAAGGAAACTATTTTGATAAGTTATGGAGATGTCATTGACACTGATGGTCATGAGAATCGTAAATTAAAACATCTGGAGAATTTTCTGGAGGAGTATGTGGGAAATGTCATTACTTCGCTTCATATTTTGCCCTTTTTCCCAAGCTCCTCGGATCAGGGGTTTTCAGTTATAGATTATAAAAAAGTACGAGAAGATCTGGGCCAATGGTCGGATATTGAACGTTTGTCAGAAAAATACCAGTTAATGGCCGATTTGGTTATTAATCATACTTCCCGTTACAGTGAGTGGTTCGAAAACTATCAGATGGGAAAACAGCCCGGTAAGGAATATTTCATTGAGGTGGATCCGGATATTAACCTCTCAGATGTTACGCGTCCCCGTAGTTCTCCTTTATTGACAGCAGTACAAACCAGCAATGGACTGCGGCATGTATGGACTACCTTCAGTGATGACCAGATAGATTTGGATTTTTCAAATCCTGAAGTGCTTCTCGAATATATTGATATCTTTCTCTTTTACCTCTCGGAAGGTATTCAGTATATCCGACTGGATGCCATTGCTTATCTGTGGAAAGAAATTGGCACGAATTCTATTCACCTTGACAAAACCCACCGCATTGTTAAGCTTTTTAGGGCAATGGTGGATTCTATAGATCCCGATCGTACGCTTATCACAGAAACGAATGTTCCTTTTGATGAAAATGTAAGTTATTTCGGATCGGGGGATGAGGCCCATATGATTTATCAGTTTAGTCTGCCTCCGCTGCTGTTGCATGCCATACTGACCGAGAATGCGGAATATTTAACAGATTGGGCAAAAGAGCTGCCCGCTCCTCCAAAAGGATGCACCTATTTTAATTTTACGGCTTCTCATGATGGTATCGGAGTTCGTCCGCTGGAGGGGCTTGTGCCAGATGAAGAGTTTAAATATCTCGTAGAGAGCGCTAAAAAGCGAGGAGGTTTTGTATCCTATAAAACGAATGCTGATGGTTCGCAAAGTCCTTATGAGTTGAATATTACCTATTTTGATGCCTTTGAAGAACCGGGAATAACAGATACAGATTTACAGCTTAAGCGTTATCTGTGTTCACAAGTGATAATGTTGAGTTTGCAGGGAGTGCCGGGCATTTATTTTCATAATTTAGTGGCTACTAAAAATGATATGGGGGGAGTCCTTGAAGATGGAGAAAAACGATCAATAAATCGTAAGAAATGGTCCTATCAGGAATTAAAAGACCGACTGGATGATACTGAAAATACTGCTCATATTGTGTTGAATTACTTTAAGCGAGTGCTTGGTATTCGAAAGGAACATCCGGCTTTTAGTCCGGCGGCAAAGCAAAAGGTACTTTCCTTAAAAAGTGATCTTTTTGCCTTTATACGTGAGTCTGAAACTGAAAAGGTGTTGGTAATAAGTAACCTCACGAACAATCAGGCTTCTGTAGAAAGCGATGAATTATCGGACTTTGCGGTTAATCAGATAGAATTAACTGATCTGTTGTCGGATAATAAGAGAGAAATTGACCCCGAATTAACCATAGATCCATTTGAAACATTATGGTTAACCAGCTGA